One window of Psychrobacillus sp. FSL H8-0483 genomic DNA carries:
- a CDS encoding S8 family serine peptidase, with translation MKRRKINKIMTGTLAAGLLLSQGAPYNVLAESPYELKSVDHAEEILKTLTEEQRKALEQLETSTGFTISPDIDANSPELVKVIVEFEQAPAKIDVMKQAAKGKELSSATANEKVEQSHKAFKEHVQALKVKKDTTEYKVEDVNITREYKNAINGVAMTLPGIAVKDLLQSGVVKHIFKDYEVKVDPPVETQEAIDPKMADSIPQIGVDKLHAENIKGKGIKVGVLDTGIDYNHPDLKDVYKGGYDFVDDDADPMETTYEDWINAGKPTYPGLVYYTSHGTHVAGTIAAQQKNGVDYAVKGVAPEVDLYAYRVLGVWGGGNTAGILAGIDQAITDGMDVINMSLGAATNNPLYATSVAVNNAMLSGVVTVVAAGNAGPNEKTLGSPGAAALGISVGASDVSMTIPTFSGSVFTNGNDNLQRQDEDLFHQLEDSKLDSENLSSQLEDSKLISEELSPQLEDSKSFVKDFSSKLEDKKKELSHQLEDLQLLGKDFSDQLEDLQGQSLPFVYVGLGKVDDFTGKDVSGKIALIQRGELAFDEKIKNAKNAGAKSVIVYNNVDAQIPAYLGEVVGLIPSFRLSKADGERLKELEEGSFTFETLSNTKTEGDHLADFSSRGPVEGNYDIKPDVVAPGVSIFSTTPEFINDPQDGMNYENAYVRVSGTSMASPHVAGVAALILQENPEYTPFDVKSVLMNTSDDLQGDNSVYEVGAGRIDAYQAVHTDTSIKVWDKTQNIENGNVVEIDELTGSIVFGKHYKKDDQPIEASKKVTVQNNSQEEKSYTLEVEYHGERTGIQDAVNNGVTVDVPSSITVGGGQVQELQPKITIPTSAADGRYEGYIHVTNANNPDETYQIPFAVMVTEKGFEYVKTTRPSVTNMTPFWELNDTLIHVIMKMNSPMKTMDVLVKDSETGKAVGFLGTVDVSRLLVDTETFLVGAFAGMVYPFTNDPSNPISDYTVKLPSGEYTLGLIAHDGEGGSYAFDNLLIVDNTAPEVNMNIKPGVIEVNDSMFTVEDGQRALWLHGTAKDATVDLLKAKGLDFDQSSNLMAYYANSGFVSGFFPIESNGDVKIGIEASDFAKQPLNLNLRTSDLATAVDTQNYFFLKEGTEYATTSHDKKELKVGDNVTMTLSLNNVKQLVSGEFNVGFNKELFKFANVNLNNAVKQYAKEKGLQVSLHEPVVTEGAHSNTLNIGASITGNVYSGFDGDIPFLNVTFKVVNDEYYNVLPGFMVQKASYKKSGQTANTTIPYYNTEQLKMISKHTQVYGNISPQAFLISGGPGQGEYLKKADYSKIGAQVYALSRSGKKYPGTIEKGGTYKINDIPASDQEYSIVIDIPGHLKVMKKFIPGYNEKGELRGQSIRFTQRSIAGDVNDDKMVDIFDVQSVVDAYGTKDSSIVSQDINQDGVVDEADVRLIEKNFLTKGPDAPTGKQPKEKIGKKGLEYFLRLIGLELKQ, from the coding sequence ATGAAGAGGAGAAAAATTAATAAAATCATGACAGGAACGTTAGCTGCTGGACTGTTATTATCTCAAGGTGCTCCATATAACGTATTGGCAGAAAGCCCATATGAGTTGAAATCAGTTGATCATGCGGAAGAAATTCTAAAGACCCTGACTGAGGAACAACGAAAGGCGTTAGAGCAATTAGAGACGAGTACAGGCTTTACGATTTCTCCGGATATTGATGCAAATAGCCCTGAATTAGTCAAAGTCATCGTGGAATTCGAACAGGCACCAGCGAAAATTGACGTGATGAAGCAAGCAGCGAAAGGAAAAGAACTATCTTCTGCTACTGCAAATGAAAAAGTGGAGCAATCACACAAAGCTTTTAAAGAGCATGTGCAAGCATTGAAAGTGAAGAAGGACACGACCGAATACAAAGTGGAAGATGTAAACATTACAAGAGAATATAAAAATGCCATCAACGGTGTAGCGATGACGTTACCTGGTATAGCAGTAAAAGATTTGCTGCAATCTGGTGTTGTTAAACATATCTTTAAAGATTACGAGGTAAAAGTAGATCCACCGGTTGAAACGCAAGAAGCCATTGATCCTAAAATGGCGGATAGTATTCCGCAAATTGGCGTGGATAAGCTTCATGCCGAGAATATTAAGGGGAAAGGCATTAAAGTCGGTGTGCTAGATACAGGGATTGACTACAATCATCCAGACTTAAAAGATGTTTATAAGGGCGGATATGATTTTGTAGATGATGATGCAGATCCGATGGAAACGACCTACGAGGATTGGATTAATGCTGGCAAGCCAACATATCCTGGTTTAGTGTATTACACAAGCCATGGAACACATGTCGCAGGGACGATTGCAGCCCAACAGAAAAACGGTGTGGATTATGCTGTGAAAGGGGTAGCACCGGAAGTAGATTTATATGCTTATCGAGTATTGGGAGTTTGGGGTGGAGGAAATACAGCGGGAATACTTGCTGGAATCGATCAAGCGATTACAGATGGCATGGACGTCATCAATATGTCGCTCGGTGCCGCGACGAACAATCCTTTATACGCCACTTCTGTCGCAGTAAATAATGCTATGCTTTCAGGCGTGGTGACCGTCGTTGCTGCAGGAAACGCCGGTCCGAACGAAAAAACGCTTGGTTCTCCAGGAGCAGCGGCTCTCGGTATTTCAGTCGGGGCGAGCGATGTTTCCATGACCATTCCTACATTTAGTGGAAGCGTTTTCACTAATGGAAATGATAATTTGCAACGTCAAGACGAAGACCTTTTTCATCAATTAGAAGATTCAAAGCTTGACAGTGAGAACCTTTCTTCTCAATTAGAAGATTCAAAACTTATCAGCGAGGAACTTTCTCCTCAACTAGAAGATTCAAAATCCTTCGTCAAAGATTTTTCTTCTAAATTAGAAGATAAAAAGAAGGAGTTGTCTCACCAATTAGAAGATTTGCAACTTCTGGGCAAAGATTTTTCAGACCAATTAGAAGATTTACAAGGACAATCTTTACCATTTGTATATGTGGGACTGGGTAAAGTAGATGATTTTACAGGAAAAGATGTCAGCGGGAAAATTGCGTTGATTCAGCGCGGGGAACTTGCGTTTGATGAAAAAATCAAAAACGCCAAAAACGCTGGGGCTAAATCAGTGATTGTGTATAACAATGTCGACGCGCAAATACCTGCCTACTTGGGCGAGGTCGTCGGTTTAATCCCGTCTTTCCGCCTGTCAAAAGCAGATGGTGAGCGGTTAAAGGAGCTAGAAGAAGGTTCTTTCACATTTGAAACGTTAAGTAATACAAAAACAGAAGGCGATCATTTAGCAGATTTCAGTTCACGCGGGCCGGTAGAAGGAAATTATGATATCAAGCCGGATGTAGTCGCTCCAGGTGTGTCCATATTCTCCACGACACCGGAATTCATCAATGATCCACAGGACGGCATGAATTACGAGAATGCCTACGTACGTGTGTCGGGGACATCGATGGCCTCGCCACATGTGGCAGGTGTAGCCGCATTGATTTTACAGGAGAATCCAGAATACACGCCTTTCGATGTGAAATCGGTACTCATGAATACTTCAGATGATTTGCAAGGGGATAATTCTGTATACGAAGTGGGTGCAGGACGAATCGATGCTTATCAAGCGGTTCATACAGATACCTCCATCAAAGTGTGGGATAAGACACAAAATATCGAGAATGGAAACGTCGTGGAAATTGACGAACTAACAGGCTCCATTGTATTCGGCAAACATTATAAAAAAGATGATCAACCCATTGAGGCAAGTAAAAAGGTGACGGTTCAAAACAACAGCCAGGAAGAAAAATCTTATACACTAGAAGTGGAATATCACGGTGAGCGTACAGGGATTCAAGATGCTGTGAATAACGGTGTTACAGTGGATGTTCCTTCATCGATTACAGTGGGAGGCGGCCAAGTACAAGAGCTTCAGCCCAAAATAACGATACCAACCAGCGCTGCGGACGGAAGATATGAAGGGTATATTCATGTGACCAATGCCAACAATCCAGACGAAACCTATCAAATTCCATTTGCTGTCATGGTGACGGAAAAAGGGTTTGAATATGTCAAAACGACTAGACCATCCGTCACAAATATGACGCCTTTCTGGGAACTGAATGACACCCTCATTCATGTCATCATGAAGATGAATAGTCCAATGAAAACCATGGATGTACTTGTAAAAGATAGTGAAACAGGAAAAGCTGTTGGCTTCTTAGGAACTGTTGATGTGAGTAGATTACTTGTAGATACGGAAACTTTCCTTGTGGGTGCGTTCGCAGGTATGGTCTATCCATTTACAAATGATCCTTCCAACCCAATCAGTGATTATACTGTAAAGCTTCCATCAGGCGAATATACACTGGGACTGATTGCGCACGATGGGGAAGGTGGATCATATGCTTTTGATAATCTGCTGATCGTGGACAATACAGCACCAGAAGTGAACATGAATATCAAACCAGGTGTAATCGAAGTCAATGATTCTATGTTTACAGTAGAAGATGGTCAAAGAGCATTGTGGCTGCATGGAACAGCTAAGGATGCGACAGTGGATCTATTAAAAGCTAAAGGATTGGACTTCGATCAATCGTCCAACTTGATGGCTTACTACGCAAACTCTGGATTCGTAAGCGGGTTCTTCCCGATCGAGTCAAATGGAGATGTGAAAATCGGAATTGAAGCGAGTGATTTTGCAAAACAACCTTTGAATTTGAATTTGAGAACATCTGATCTTGCAACTGCAGTTGATACACAAAACTATTTCTTCCTAAAAGAAGGGACGGAATATGCTACTACCAGTCATGATAAGAAAGAGTTGAAAGTCGGCGATAACGTTACGATGACACTCAGTCTTAATAATGTGAAGCAGCTTGTATCCGGAGAATTTAATGTTGGGTTCAACAAAGAATTGTTCAAGTTTGCGAATGTGAATCTGAATAATGCTGTCAAACAATATGCAAAGGAAAAAGGGTTACAGGTATCACTCCATGAGCCAGTTGTGACGGAAGGTGCACATAGTAATACTTTGAATATAGGTGCTTCCATTACTGGAAATGTATACAGTGGATTTGATGGAGATATACCATTCCTCAATGTAACGTTTAAAGTTGTGAATGATGAATATTACAATGTTTTACCTGGATTTATGGTGCAGAAGGCGTCTTATAAAAAATCAGGACAAACAGCAAACACGACCATTCCTTATTACAACACTGAGCAGCTTAAGATGATTTCTAAACATACACAGGTGTATGGAAACATCTCGCCGCAAGCATTTCTGATTTCTGGAGGACCAGGGCAAGGAGAATACTTGAAAAAAGCGGATTATTCAAAAATAGGTGCACAAGTATATGCTCTTTCCAGAAGCGGTAAAAAGTATCCAGGAACTATTGAGAAGGGTGGAACTTACAAGATCAATGATATCCCGGCTAGCGATCAAGAATATTCAATTGTTATCGATATTCCGGGGCATCTTAAAGTGATGAAGAAGTTCATACCCGGCTATAATGAAAAAGGAGAGCTACGTGGACAATCTATAAGATTTACTCAGAGAAGTATTGCAGGGGATGTTAACGACGACAAAATGGTTGATATTTTCGACGTCCAGAGTGTCGTGGATGCATATGGTACGAAGGATTCATCCATCGTGTCACAAGATATCAATCAAGATGGTGTGGTAGATGAAGCGGACGTTCGTTTAATTGAGAAAAACTTCTTAACGAAGGGACCTGACGCACCTACTGGTAAACAACCGAAAGAAAAAATTGGTAAGAAAGGGCTGGAATACTTCCTACGCCTGATCGGTCTCGAGCTGAAGCAATAA
- a CDS encoding S8 family serine peptidase — translation MKKRKMKAWKVMTTAAMTSLLFSSLTVSAEGDVIQAESQMVEEIEEQGGQLFFDKDKIETGQEDSLYTDIKKEGLATTYKPNDTVRLIVEVEQPTEIEQTAKSKKALYKQKQDKVIEEISKEKDSKSNAPIKVKHRFFEGFNGFSVETEFQNIKDIQSIPGVTNVHIARIFQENMAASKESVQAQKVWEQYGFKGEGLVVAVVDSGIDYTHKDMNLSDTAKAKEKWTQDKINQKFAETDVNEIWYSEKVPTGYDWADNDTNVIPGTKGSPHGTHVAGTIGANGDETKGAVAGISPGVQLLAEKVFSDNGGGAYEDDIIAGIEHAVTMGADVINMSLGVDAGYVDEDFDPIQKSIRVATEQGTLVVVAAGNTAYSTKNNIILSSLKPYAENPDIGTVGAPGVSPYALSVASYENIKLHLNALADPSGFSVPFKDQTQFPASYNFKVSKVLSPDVPYDLVNVGEGKNASDYPKGKTDYIAVVKLLNPYSTVSTIQFTAKSAGAKAIIMIPPAVWSDYSSLPVTPTAAPTASTSKAEGEALLSKMNSLPSGQYLSMKFAGDTWAENPAKDTMSLFSSFGSPSTLDFKPEISAPGGNIYSTIPGNDYEVMSGTSMATPHVAGGSALLLQALYQKGLTHSEDTVLKAKLALMNTSNIAMDPWTNGEVPYSPRVQGSGIMKIQNAINTPVIVTSRNTPLEQAGAIALKEIGQNTSFKLNMEAFDTPKGKNNSDDIEYNVYVDLLKDKTEMKEFDLDSDGQLDSKEYLTLTSERINGATVTVNGNVVTDKTGALVKIKPGQTKMLTVSVNLPDSLKENSFVEGFVRLVPVAKDQDKAVPLTIPYMGFYGKWDEPRNIDAPAWEKDAFVGYTALWDENSERYPLGYNPHTGRFSLNHIAFSKNYILDGIYPSFQTLRNLDKVEMYIEDQSGNLMKNLGDFSEYTGTPWKFRKNIMSYGDTNYGGYKWDMKDSSGQYVPDGVYQYVVKTTLDYSNAKPQIVKMPITVDSVAPTVSDISVTPKNGKYEISFNPQDNASDFNSAVVWVDGQHYSLGLEQKSFLVNTEPKSIIILAIDYAGNQSYKVWGDPSYIKYTMAVQTISITPTANINKSKPANINAWAYARVDWTINVKDASGNIVDSFEVKNEHSLKTQWVPNTDLQNGTYSISIDVVTKDGFKVTTTPKQVTVLQQ, via the coding sequence ATGAAAAAAAGAAAAATGAAGGCCTGGAAAGTCATGACCACAGCAGCGATGACTTCCTTATTATTTTCATCACTTACCGTTTCTGCAGAAGGTGATGTTATACAAGCTGAGTCGCAAATGGTTGAAGAAATTGAGGAACAAGGAGGACAATTATTTTTTGATAAGGATAAGATCGAAACAGGTCAAGAAGATTCACTATATACAGACATTAAAAAAGAAGGTTTGGCTACAACATATAAACCGAATGATACTGTTCGCTTAATCGTAGAAGTTGAACAACCAACTGAAATTGAGCAAACTGCCAAAAGCAAAAAAGCTTTATATAAACAAAAACAAGATAAAGTAATCGAAGAAATCTCAAAAGAAAAAGATTCTAAATCAAATGCTCCTATTAAAGTGAAGCATCGTTTTTTCGAAGGGTTTAACGGATTCAGTGTAGAAACAGAGTTTCAAAATATAAAGGATATCCAGTCTATTCCAGGGGTTACGAATGTCCATATTGCTAGAATTTTTCAGGAAAATATGGCAGCAAGTAAAGAATCAGTACAAGCTCAAAAAGTATGGGAACAATATGGTTTTAAAGGTGAAGGCTTAGTAGTAGCGGTCGTAGATTCCGGGATTGATTATACGCACAAAGATATGAATCTATCTGACACAGCCAAAGCGAAAGAAAAATGGACTCAAGATAAAATTAATCAAAAATTTGCTGAGACAGACGTAAACGAAATTTGGTATTCCGAAAAAGTTCCAACAGGATATGATTGGGCAGACAATGATACCAATGTCATTCCGGGAACAAAAGGCAGTCCGCATGGTACACACGTGGCCGGTACAATTGGAGCAAATGGCGACGAAACGAAGGGTGCTGTCGCTGGAATTTCACCAGGTGTTCAACTATTAGCTGAGAAGGTATTTTCTGATAATGGCGGTGGGGCCTATGAGGATGATATTATCGCAGGAATTGAGCATGCAGTCACAATGGGTGCAGATGTAATCAACATGAGTTTAGGTGTTGATGCAGGCTATGTAGATGAAGATTTTGATCCGATCCAAAAATCAATCCGAGTTGCGACAGAACAAGGCACCCTTGTTGTAGTGGCAGCCGGTAATACAGCCTATAGTACAAAGAATAATATTATTCTCTCTTCATTAAAACCATATGCAGAAAATCCAGATATTGGAACAGTTGGTGCGCCGGGTGTAAGTCCATATGCATTATCGGTTGCTTCCTATGAAAATATTAAACTTCATTTAAATGCCTTAGCAGATCCAAGTGGTTTTTCGGTGCCGTTCAAAGATCAAACGCAATTTCCAGCATCGTATAATTTTAAAGTATCTAAGGTTCTTTCACCAGATGTACCTTATGATTTGGTAAATGTTGGGGAAGGAAAGAATGCATCAGATTATCCTAAAGGCAAAACTGACTACATTGCCGTAGTTAAACTATTAAATCCATATAGTACTGTTTCAACCATTCAGTTTACTGCAAAGAGTGCAGGAGCAAAGGCTATTATTATGATACCACCTGCAGTATGGTCAGATTATTCTTCTCTACCAGTAACGCCAACTGCAGCACCAACGGCGTCAACTAGTAAAGCTGAAGGTGAAGCATTACTGAGTAAAATGAATAGTTTGCCAAGTGGTCAATATTTAAGCATGAAATTTGCAGGCGATACTTGGGCAGAGAATCCAGCGAAAGACACGATGTCCTTATTTTCATCCTTTGGTTCTCCAAGTACATTAGATTTTAAACCAGAGATTTCTGCTCCTGGTGGAAATATTTATTCAACTATACCAGGAAATGATTATGAAGTGATGAGCGGTACATCGATGGCAACTCCTCATGTTGCAGGCGGCTCAGCATTGTTATTGCAGGCCCTTTATCAAAAAGGATTAACCCATTCAGAAGATACAGTTTTAAAAGCAAAACTTGCTTTAATGAATACATCTAATATTGCCATGGATCCATGGACAAATGGAGAAGTTCCATATTCACCACGTGTACAAGGCTCTGGGATAATGAAAATTCAAAATGCCATTAATACACCAGTCATTGTGACAAGTAGAAACACGCCTTTAGAACAAGCTGGAGCAATTGCATTAAAGGAAATCGGTCAAAATACAAGCTTTAAATTAAACATGGAAGCATTCGACACTCCTAAGGGTAAAAATAATAGTGATGATATTGAATACAATGTTTATGTAGATCTATTGAAAGATAAGACTGAAATGAAGGAATTCGATTTAGATAGTGATGGGCAATTGGATTCAAAAGAGTATTTAACATTAACTAGTGAACGAATTAATGGTGCGACTGTCACTGTAAATGGCAATGTAGTAACAGATAAAACTGGAGCATTAGTTAAAATTAAACCAGGTCAAACAAAAATGCTAACTGTTAGTGTAAATTTACCAGATTCCTTAAAGGAAAATAGTTTTGTAGAAGGATTTGTTCGTCTAGTTCCAGTAGCCAAGGACCAAGATAAAGCAGTGCCTTTAACAATCCCTTATATGGGCTTCTATGGAAAATGGGATGAACCACGAAATATCGACGCACCTGCATGGGAGAAGGATGCATTTGTAGGATATACGGCCCTTTGGGATGAGAATTCAGAAAGATATCCATTGGGATATAACCCTCATACTGGAAGGTTCAGTCTTAACCATATTGCATTCTCGAAAAACTATATACTCGATGGTATCTATCCGTCATTCCAAACCTTACGTAATTTAGACAAAGTTGAAATGTATATTGAAGATCAATCTGGAAATCTCATGAAAAATTTAGGCGATTTTAGTGAATATACTGGTACTCCATGGAAATTTAGAAAAAATATTATGTCATATGGGGATACAAATTATGGCGGATATAAATGGGATATGAAAGACTCATCCGGACAATATGTACCTGATGGTGTTTATCAATATGTTGTCAAAACAACATTAGATTATTCAAACGCAAAACCACAGATTGTTAAAATGCCAATTACGGTAGATTCTGTCGCTCCGACCGTTTCAGATATTTCAGTAACGCCAAAGAACGGAAAATATGAAATCTCCTTCAATCCGCAAGACAATGCAAGTGACTTTAACTCTGCTGTTGTATGGGTGGATGGACAACATTATTCACTAGGTCTTGAGCAAAAATCTTTCTTAGTTAATACAGAACCGAAAAGTATTATTATTCTAGCCATTGATTATGCAGGAAATCAATCGTACAAAGTTTGGGGAGATCCGAGCTATATTAAATATACTATGGCCGTTCAAACGATCAGTATAACTCCGACTGCAAATATTAACAAAAGCAAACCTGCAAATATTAATGCCTGGGCTTATGCCAGAGTAGACTGGACGATTAATGTTAAAGATGCAAGTGGAAACATAGTCGATTCGTTTGAAGTGAAAAATGAACATTCACTGAAAACACAATGGGTACCTAATACGGACCTTCAAAATGGAACGTATTCTATATCAATTGATGTCGTGACAAAAGACGGTTTTAAAGTAACAACAACGCCTAAACAAGTAACGGTTCTCCAACAATAA
- a CDS encoding response regulator transcription factor, whose amino-acid sequence MIQILLVDDHTVLRDGIRSILALESDIRVVGEVVSGDEVLKKVEELQPDCILMDINLPGKSGIEVTSLVKSQYPNCRVLVLTMFEHEEYLMEALRAGADGYLLKDSSSEEVVAAIRMISQGHSVIHPRMTKKLVTYHHQEPNVNMLTEREKEVLFELAQGLSNKEIAEALFISDKTVKIHINNILRKLEVKSRTQAVIYAVRNQLVPFS is encoded by the coding sequence ATGATTCAAATATTATTAGTGGATGATCATACGGTCTTGCGTGATGGAATTCGGAGTATATTGGCTCTTGAATCCGACATCCGAGTCGTAGGAGAGGTTGTTTCCGGGGATGAGGTGTTGAAGAAAGTAGAGGAGCTTCAACCGGATTGTATATTGATGGATATTAATCTTCCTGGAAAAAGTGGAATTGAGGTCACATCACTCGTGAAAAGTCAGTATCCGAACTGCAGAGTGCTCGTATTAACCATGTTTGAACATGAGGAATACTTGATGGAAGCACTTCGGGCGGGTGCAGATGGCTATTTATTGAAAGATTCATCATCAGAAGAAGTGGTGGCAGCCATTCGAATGATATCACAAGGACATTCTGTTATTCATCCTCGAATGACGAAAAAGCTGGTAACGTATCATCACCAGGAACCAAACGTAAATATGCTGACAGAGCGTGAAAAAGAAGTCCTATTTGAATTGGCCCAAGGTCTTAGTAATAAAGAAATTGCTGAAGCCCTATTTATTAGTGACAAGACTGTTAAAATTCACATCAATAACATTTTAAGAAAGCTGGAAGTGAAAAGCCGTACACAAGCAGTTATTTATGCCGTTCGAAATCAACTTGTTCCCTTTTCTTAA
- a CDS encoding sensor histidine kinase, with protein sequence MEKLSSIAMREHLSSFYIYSISFLGLIAVIASIIMSEMPSDPIILLLLAVFMGIMEYFPIRIGRGGITLSLTLIFPMIWEFGIHITVIACVCAMVFTHSLRRLPMQRTLFNSSQFAISLVLGEWLSHKILLIIGPNLPILYAGLISLLLFSLFFCLFNTLFFDFLMVLLPQPYSLEQWHKKNTLVFFSASFCLLYAVLIYILDHQYNEEFGRIAMLFFFFPLVAICIISSFSRQIRIEKERLYKLFSITTELSQGLSAGNLHQMKQSLEGFLGIQAYALWAKDEENWRILLMDGSVHSNISSSSDLQPNFEEISETFVVTDWKMGMVPGDKVFENVIRSLVYLPLKVNHELVGMFVAGKSRGASFIAEDIQSLATFSNQLGGLLKTQSLVSEQEKRIILEERNRLAREIHDGIAQVLAGVIFQLESAQKQSAYQSGNLKQVVEKSIKKLRESLGDIRYSIYALKPYPTQRLGLKQAIANKVQSLKQEYDLDIKYHEKGRPRTLSFSKERAIFDTLQEGLQNITKHAKADKVEILLTYQREHVLLKVKDNGIGFSLFESMIKTKHEPHYGILHMNEQAEQLGATLQIDSSVGKGTVITLLIPDSEKGEDYNDSNIISG encoded by the coding sequence TTGGAAAAGTTAAGCTCTATAGCTATGAGGGAACATTTATCCAGTTTTTATATTTATTCTATTTCTTTTCTTGGTTTGATTGCTGTTATCGCCTCCATAATAATGAGTGAAATGCCTTCTGACCCTATAATCCTCTTGCTGTTAGCTGTATTTATGGGGATTATGGAGTATTTTCCTATCCGTATTGGTAGAGGAGGGATTACACTTAGTCTTACGCTCATTTTTCCAATGATTTGGGAGTTCGGGATACATATAACTGTTATTGCTTGTGTGTGTGCAATGGTATTTACCCATTCCCTTCGCCGTTTGCCGATGCAAAGAACGCTATTTAATTCCAGCCAATTTGCTATTAGTCTTGTTTTGGGAGAATGGCTCTCCCATAAAATTCTTCTTATTATTGGACCGAATCTGCCTATTTTATATGCGGGATTAATAAGTTTGCTATTATTCAGTTTATTTTTTTGCCTTTTCAACACGCTCTTTTTCGATTTTTTAATGGTGCTATTACCACAGCCATATTCGCTTGAACAGTGGCATAAGAAAAATACTTTAGTATTTTTCAGTGCAAGTTTTTGTTTACTCTACGCAGTTCTAATCTATATATTAGATCATCAATATAATGAGGAATTTGGTAGAATTGCTATGCTGTTCTTCTTTTTCCCGCTTGTAGCAATTTGCATTATAAGTTCTTTCTCTAGGCAAATACGGATAGAAAAAGAACGATTATATAAACTTTTTTCCATTACTACGGAGTTGAGCCAGGGACTCTCTGCTGGAAATTTACATCAGATGAAACAATCACTTGAAGGTTTCTTAGGAATACAGGCATATGCTTTATGGGCAAAAGATGAGGAAAATTGGAGAATTCTGCTAATGGATGGAAGCGTACATTCCAATATTTCAAGTTCTTCTGACCTACAACCGAATTTTGAAGAGATATCCGAAACCTTTGTTGTTACAGATTGGAAAATGGGGATGGTACCAGGAGACAAAGTATTTGAAAATGTCATACGGTCCCTCGTCTACTTACCTCTTAAAGTCAATCATGAGTTGGTTGGAATGTTTGTTGCGGGTAAAAGCAGGGGGGCCAGTTTTATTGCCGAAGATATACAGTCTTTAGCTACATTTTCCAATCAATTGGGCGGGTTGCTTAAAACACAGTCTCTCGTATCCGAACAGGAAAAACGAATCATTCTAGAAGAAAGAAATCGACTTGCGCGTGAAATCCACGATGGAATCGCACAAGTATTAGCTGGGGTCATATTTCAACTGGAATCAGCTCAGAAGCAGTCAGCCTATCAATCAGGAAACTTGAAACAAGTGGTAGAAAAAAGTATAAAAAAATTACGGGAAAGCTTAGGTGATATTCGATATTCTATTTATGCTTTAAAACCGTATCCTACCCAACGGTTAGGGCTAAAACAAGCAATTGCGAATAAAGTTCAATCTCTTAAACAAGAATATGATCTGGACATTAAATATCATGAAAAAGGCCGTCCTCGAACACTCAGTTTTTCAAAAGAAAGAGCAATCTTCGATACTTTACAGGAAGGTTTACAGAACATTACAAAACATGCAAAGGCAGATAAAGTTGAGATTCTTTTAACCTATCAACGTGAACATGTGCTTTTAAAGGTGAAAGACAACGGGATTGGCTTCTCCCTTTTTGAATCTATGATTAAAACGAAGCATGAGCCCCATTATGGCATCTTACATATGAATGAACAAGCTGAACAGCTGGGTGCAACCCTTCAGATTGATAGTTCAGTAGGAAAAGGTACAGTAATTACATTGTTAATTCCGGATTCAGAAAAGGGGGAGGATTACAATGATTCAAATATTATTAGTGGATGA
- a CDS encoding histidine kinase: MNEKQKLLLQNLINIKDYWTKTAVDGLNSNTDLIWSDYEDEYKILQTKLTSQEELNAFHKVQSEVIQGVIHSILVMIDGGDELADNYLIDLVDRETNESLQKEVALHEEFVGYLLDTEDE, from the coding sequence ATGAATGAAAAACAAAAGCTACTTTTACAGAACTTAATAAATATAAAGGATTACTGGACAAAAACAGCCGTTGATGGTTTAAATTCTAATACAGACTTAATCTGGTCTGATTATGAAGACGAGTATAAAATACTTCAAACAAAACTCACATCACAGGAAGAATTAAATGCTTTTCATAAAGTTCAAAGTGAAGTTATTCAAGGTGTAATTCACTCGATTTTAGTTATGATTGATGGTGGCGATGAACTTGCTGATAATTATTTAATTGATTTAGTGGATAGGGAGACAAATGAGTCACTACAAAAAGAAGTTGCATTACACGAAGAATTTGTTGGTTATTTACTTGATACTGAAGATGAATAA